From Cryobacterium sp. GrIS_2_6:
TTAGCTTGGACGGTTTTTCGCCAGTACGGGAATATAAACCCGTTGTCCATCGACTACGCCTGTCGGCCTCGCCTTAGGTCCCGACTTACCCAGGGCGGATTAGCCTGGCCCTGGAAACCTTGATCTTTCGGAGGACGGGTTTCTCACCCGTCTTTCGCTACTCATGCCTGCATTCTCACTCGTGTAGCCTCCACGGCTGGTTTACACCGCCGCTTCGCTGGCCACACGACGCTCTCCTACCCATCAACACGGCTGAACCAACACAACAAGTGTGCGGCTTACCAAAAATATCAATGCCACAACTTCGGTGGCGTGCTTGAGCCCCGTTACATTGTCGGCGCGGAATCACTTGACCAGTGAGCTATTACGCACTCTTTCAAGGGTGGCTGCTTCTAAGCCAACCTCCTGGTTGTCTGTGCAACTCCACATCCTTTCCCACTTAGCACGCGCTTTGGGACCTTAGTTGGTGGTCTGGGTTGTTTCCCTCTCGACGATGAAGCTTATCCCCCACCGTCTCACTGCTGCGCTCTCACTTACCGGCATTCGGAGTTTGGCTGACGTCAGTAAGCTTTTAGGCCCCATCGGCCATCCAGTAGCTCTACCTCCGGCAAGAAACACGCAACGCTGCACCTAAATGCATTTCGGAGAGAACCAGCTATCACGAAGTTTGATTGGCCTTTCACCCCTATCCACAGCTCATCCCCTCCATTTTCAACTGAAGTGGGTTCGGTCCTCCACGACGTCTTACCGTCGCTTCAACCTGGCCATGGATAGATCACTTCGCTTCGGGTCTAGGACATGCGACTGAATCGCCCTATTCAGACTCGCTTTCGCTACGCATTCCCCTCTCGGGTTAAGCTCGCCACATATCACTAACTCGCAGGCTCATTCTTCAAAAGGCACGCTGTCACCAGAATCAGACTGGCTCCAACGGTTTGTAAGCAAACGGTTTCAGGTACTATTTCACTCCCCTCCCGGGGTACTTTTCACCTTTCCCTCACGGTACTTGTTCACTATCGGTCATGTAGGAGTATTTAGGCTTATCAGGTGGTCCTGACAGATTCACACGGGATTTCTCGGGCCCCGTGCTACTTGGGATACTCTTCGGGCGATTACTGCATTTCGACTACGGGGTTCGCACCCTCTATGACCAGGCTTTCAATCCTGTTCGTCTATACAACGCTCTAACCCTCACTGTTCGGCAGAATCAGCAGAAAAGTCCCGCAACCCCGACCATGCAACGCCTGCCGGCTATCACACATGATCGGTTTAGCCTCATCCGGGTTCGCTCGCCACTACTAACGGAATCACTATTGTTTTCTCTTCCTGTGGGTACTGAGATGTTTCACTTCCCCACGTTCCCTCTACCCGCCCTATATATTCAGGCGGGAGTCACCAGGTCACCTCACGGGCCTGGCGGGGTTTCCCCATTCGGACATCCTCGGATCACAGTTCGTTTATCAACTCCCCGAGGCTTATCGCAGATTACTACGTCCTTCTTCGGCTCTACATGCCAAGGCATTCACCGTTTGCTCTTAGAAATTTGAAATCACATGAGTTTGAATCGATTAAGAATCGTAAAACTTTCGTCTCACGATCGAAATTGACCAATGATCTATAAATAGATCTTTGTAATTTGCAGTCCGAAGACTGTCAAATTTAAGATGCTCGCGTCCACTGTGTAGTTCTCAAAGTACGGGCGGTACCCTCACCCAGCCACGATTGATGTGACTGAGAAAAGGTCCAGAGAAACAGTCCAACCAGGCAAAACCCAGTCGTTCCGGTCCCTCAGGACCCAACAGCGTGCATATACGTCTCCTTACGCAACCCGACCTTTCCAACGAGGCACCGCAAGCGGTACCAGGCGTACTGGATCAAGAAGCGAACTCCTCGTATCAATGTCAATGTTCCACCCATGAGCGCCATCGAAGAACATTCGTCTTCGTATGGCTTGGCAGTGTTACTCCGCTGTATACAGACGGCACTGCTGTGCTCCTTAGAAAGGAGGTGATCCAGCCGCACCTTCCGGTACGGCTACCTTGTTACGACTTAGTCCTAATCACCGATCCCACCTTCGACAGCTCCTTCCCGTGAGGGTTAGGCCACCGGCTTCGGGTGTTACCGACTTTCATGACTTGACGGGCGGTGTGTACAAGGCCCGGGAACGTATTCACCGCAGCGTTGCTGATCTGCGATTACTAGCGACTCCGACTTCATGAGGTCGAGTTGCAGACCTCAATCCGAACTGAGACCGGCTTTTTGGGATTCGCTCCACCTTGCGGTATTGCAGCCCTTTGTACCGGCCATTGTAGCATGCGTGAAGCCCAAGACATAAGGGGCATGATGATTTGACGTCATCCCCACCTTCCTCCGAGTTGACCCCGGCAGTATCCCATGAGTTCCCACCATTACGTGCTGGCAACATAGGACGAGGGTTGCGCTCGTTGCGGGACTTAACCCAACATCTCACGACACGAGCTGACGACAACCATGCACCACCTGTATAGAGACCTTGCGGGGCGACTGTTTCCAGCCGTTTCCTCTATATGTCAAGCCTTGGTAAGGTTCTTCGCGTTGCATCGAATTAATCCGCATGCTCCGCCGCTTGTGCGGGCCCCCGTCAATTCCTTTGAGTTTTAGCCTTGCGGCCGTACTCCCCAGGCGGGGAACTTAATGCGTTAGCTGCGACACGGAGACCGTGGAATGGTCCCCACATCTAGTTCCCAACGTTTACGGCATGGACTACCAGGGTATCTAATCCTGTTCGCTCCCCATGCTTTCGCTCCTCAGCGTCAGTTACGGCCCAGAGATCTGCCTTCGCCATTGGTGTTCCTCCTGATATCTGCGCATTCCACCGCTACACCAGGAATTCCAATCTCCCCTACCGCACTCTAGTCTGCCCGTACCCACTGCAGGCCCGAGGTTGAGCCTCGGGTTTTCACAGCAGACGCGACAAACCGCCTACGAGCTCTTTACGCCCAATAATTCCGGACAACGCTTGCACCCTACGTATTACCGCGGCTGCTGGCACGTAGTTAGCCGGTGCTTTTTCTGCAGGTACCGTCACTTTCGCTTCTTCCCTACTAAAAGAGGTTTACAACCCGAAGGCCGTCGTCCCTCACGCGGCGTTGCTGCATCAGGCTTTCGCCCATTGTGCAATATTCCCCACTGCTGCCTCCCGTAGGAGTCTGGGCCGTGTCTCAGTCCCAGTGTGGCCGGTCACCCTCTCAGGCCGGCTACCCGTCGTCGCCTTGGTGAGCCATTACCTCACCAACTAGCTGATAGGCCGCGAGCTCATCCCTGACCAAAATTCTTTCCACCCCCAGAGATGCCTCCAAGGGTCGTATCCGGTATTAGACGTCGTTTCCAACGCTTATCCCAGAGTCAAGGGCAGATTGCTCACGTGTTACTCACCCGTTCGCCACTAATCCGAAGAGCAAGCTCTCCATCATCGTTCGACTTGCATGTGTTAAGCACGCCGCCAGCGTTCGTCCTGAGCCAGGATCAAACTCTCCGTAAATGTTTGATTGCACAAGACCCGAAAGCCCCGGCACATCTAGTGTGACTGACCGCCGGAATAGGCGAACCAGACACAAGTTTGAAACTGACAGAACAAATCATTACTGACTTGCTTTGTTGTTATAAATGTTTTCCAAAGGAATCTCTTGATTCTTCACCGCTAGAAACGGATCCAAACCACGAGGTTTTTGGCATTTGACATTGTGCACGCTGTTGAGTTCTCAAGGATCGGACACCTCGGCTTCAGGCCACACCGTAACCGGCTCAGTGGCTGTCGCTCCGAGGCAACTTGTCTAACTTACCGATCCGATCAGTCCCTGTCAAATCCGGTGAATCCCGCCCTCCGAGCACGCCAAAGCGAACTCGAAACACCGAACACCGACCCGACAAACGACCGAAAGGAAGGAGAGTTACCAGCCTAGACCTCCCACACCGGTTACCCCAGCAAAGGGGACAAACAAGGCGAAGAAGATAAAAACCGTGGTCCCACGTGAGGCCGGAAAGCACTGCGGCTTTTCCGCACCTTTGGGGTACGTGAAGACAGTACGTGCCCCCACCACCCCCGTCAAAACCCATGCACTCCCGGGCGTGTCACGCCTGGGAACAGGCCGGCGCATACGACAGAGCGCCCGCAACCGCCGCAGAGCGGTGGATGCGGGCGCTGCGAAGCGACGTGCGCGGGTCAGTAGCGGTACTGGTCGACCTTGTATGGACCGTCGATGGGCACGCCGATGTAGGCGGACTGCTCGGGGCTCAGCACAGTCAGTTCGACGCCGAGGGCGTCGAGGTGCAGCCGGGCGACCTTCTCGTCGAGGTGCTTCGGCAGCACGTACACGCCGACCGGGTACTTCTCCGGGTAGCAGTACAGCTCGATCTGGGCGAGCACCTGGTTCGTGAAGGAGTTGCTCATCACGAAGGAGGGGTGTCCGGTCGCGTTGCCGAGGTTCATCAGGCGCCCCTCGGAGAGCACGAGGATGCTGCGCCCGCTCGGCAGGTGCCACTCGTCGACCTGCGGCTTGATCTCCACCCGCACGGCGCCTTCGAGGGTCTCGAGCGCAGCCATGTCGATTTCGTTGTCGAAGTGGCCGACGTTCGCGATGATCGCAAGGTGCTTCATCTTGAGCATGTGCTCGGTGCGGATGACGTTGAAGTTGCCGGTGCCGCTCACGAAGATGTCGACCTGCTCGACGACCGACTCCAGCCGGGCGACCTGGAAGCCGTCCATCGCGGCCTGCAGGGCGTTGATCGGGTCGATCTCGCTTACGATCACGCGCGCGCCCTGGCCGCGCAGAGCCTCGGCCGCACCCTTGCCCACGTCGCCGTATCCGGCGACAAAGACGACCTTGCCTCCAATGAGCACGTCGGTCGCCCGGTTGAGTCCGTCGGGCAGGGAGTGGCGGATGCCGTACTTGTTGTCGAACTTCGACTTCGTCACCGAGTCATTCACATTGATCGCGGGGAAGAGCAGTTCGTGGGCGCTGGCCAGTTCGTACAGGCGGTGGACGCCCGTCGTGGTCTCCTCGGTCACGCCGGCGAGGCCGGCGGCGATCTCGGTCCAGCGGTCGGAGGATTCAGCGAGCGAGTGCCGGAGGACGTCCAGTACCACCCGGTACTCGTGGCTGTCGGACGCGGTCGCCTCGGGGACGGCGCCGGCGAGTTCGAATTCGCGGCCCTTGTGCACGAGCATGGTGGCGTCGCCGCCATCGTCGAGGATCATGTTCGGTCCGGCCCAGGTCTCCCCCGCCGCAGCGGCCTCGATGCTCCAGCAGAAGATCTGCTGGGTGCACCACCAGTAGTCCTCGAGCGATTCGCCCTTCCAGGCGAAGACGGGAACGCCGGCCGGGTTCTCGGGAGTTCCGGTCGGGCCGACCGCGATGGCCGCCGCAGCATCATCCTGGGTGGAGAAGATGTTGCAGCTCGCCCAGCGCACCTGCGCGCCGAGGACCACGAGGGTCTCGATGAGGACGGCGGTCTGCACGGTCATGTGCAGGGACCCGGCGATGCGCGCGCCGGTGAGCGGCTTCGATTCGCCGAACTCGGCGCGGAGGGCCATCAGGCCGGGCATCTCATTCTCGGCGAGACGCAACTGGTGCCGGCCCGCCTCGGCGAGCTGCGGGTCGGCGATCTTGAAGATGGGCGCGAGCGAGGG
This genomic window contains:
- the ahcY gene encoding adenosylhomocysteinase, producing the protein MTVASSPVSTAPSLAPIFKIADPQLAEAGRHQLRLAENEMPGLMALRAEFGESKPLTGARIAGSLHMTVQTAVLIETLVVLGAQVRWASCNIFSTQDDAAAAIAVGPTGTPENPAGVPVFAWKGESLEDYWWCTQQIFCWSIEAAAAGETWAGPNMILDDGGDATMLVHKGREFELAGAVPEATASDSHEYRVVLDVLRHSLAESSDRWTEIAAGLAGVTEETTTGVHRLYELASAHELLFPAINVNDSVTKSKFDNKYGIRHSLPDGLNRATDVLIGGKVVFVAGYGDVGKGAAEALRGQGARVIVSEIDPINALQAAMDGFQVARLESVVEQVDIFVSGTGNFNVIRTEHMLKMKHLAIIANVGHFDNEIDMAALETLEGAVRVEIKPQVDEWHLPSGRSILVLSEGRLMNLGNATGHPSFVMSNSFTNQVLAQIELYCYPEKYPVGVYVLPKHLDEKVARLHLDALGVELTVLSPEQSAYIGVPIDGPYKVDQYRY